In the Verrucomicrobiia bacterium genome, one interval contains:
- a CDS encoding nuclear transport factor 2 family protein — MARTTTEVFEDHLQKRLHGDIEGDVTQNYAKDVVFLTGTGAFHGHEGVRQSAQQLAAIVGEQATFEYRHTLVDGPYAFLEWTATSGKKTVLDGADSFVIHDGKIVFQSIHYSTNKTKREKQ; from the coding sequence ATGGCGCGCACCACGACCGAAGTATTTGAAGATCACTTACAAAAACGCCTGCATGGCGATATCGAAGGTGATGTCACACAGAATTACGCGAAAGATGTGGTATTTCTCACCGGAACCGGTGCTTTCCATGGGCACGAAGGAGTGCGTCAATCCGCGCAACAGTTAGCGGCAATTGTGGGAGAACAAGCCACCTTCGAATACCGGCATACCTTAGTAGACGGCCCGTACGCCTTCTTGGAATGGACAGCGACATCAGGCAAAAAGACAGTTCTTGATGGCGCAGATAGCTTTGTCATTCACGATGGAAAAATTGTCTTTCAATCGATTCACTACTCTACTAATAAAACAAAGCGCGAGAAGCAGTAA
- a CDS encoding DNA-3-methyladenine glycosylase: MDIAAFQKEFQLGVAHLKHHDPILGAHIATGPMPTLTPHTNYYQDLVSAIIGQQLSVKAAAAIKKRFLDLFDGAFPTPDMILTKDITTLKSVGLSLPKAKYIQDLARRIIDGTVRFDTLDAMTDQEIIAVLTEVKGIGEWTVHMFLMFCMGRLDVLPVGDLGIRNSIKRLYNLETLPSPTVINELADKNGWHPYCSIAALYLWQGLDNMPK, encoded by the coding sequence ATGGATATTGCTGCTTTTCAAAAAGAATTTCAACTTGGCGTTGCACACTTAAAACATCATGACCCGATTTTAGGTGCTCATATTGCAACCGGACCGATGCCGACGCTCACACCTCACACTAATTACTACCAAGATCTTGTGAGTGCGATTATTGGCCAACAACTCAGTGTTAAGGCAGCGGCGGCAATTAAAAAACGTTTTCTTGATCTGTTTGATGGTGCCTTTCCAACGCCCGACATGATCTTGACCAAGGACATTACCACTCTTAAGAGTGTCGGCCTTTCTTTACCAAAAGCTAAGTATATTCAAGACTTAGCCCGACGAATTATTGATGGCACGGTTCGGTTCGATACGCTCGACGCCATGACCGACCAGGAAATAATTGCCGTGCTAACCGAGGTAAAGGGTATTGGCGAGTGGACGGTGCACATGTTTTTAATGTTTTGTATGGGGCGATTGGATGTTTTACCGGTTGGCGATCTTGGGATTCGTAATAGCATTAAGCGATTGTATAATCTAGAAACCCTCCCGTCTCCCACAGTCATCAACGAACTGGCCGATAAGAACGGCTGGCACCCCTATTGCTCAATTGCCGCCTTATATTTATGGCAGGGACTCGATAATATGCCTAAATAA
- a CDS encoding restriction endonuclease PLD domain-containing protein yields the protein MSLLLSNLSPLRTQFKTYTKIFRDLLEDSDQIHIASGYISTDSAVDLKSIIEANGGPRLELCVGMHYFDGLSVAQLDALRSLDETLRNNNLGQVYMVTTFPFHGKLVAFSKNETLLGSILGSSNLTNIVDGQRQYEADYLFNNADATAPEIKSFIKDLIDISARPLSELEIKPSLPENNLLKDQVGVLKLIDSELLATKQKLSELSFEIPLKGDGSQKSGFNTAFGKGRENSQGFVMPRPWYEVELIVPKTITTVPGYPQASPRNDEGGFDVITDDGWAFRCKTSGDFSKNLRSEDDLKILGRWLKGRLENAGVLKPGDLVTDDTLTEYGRSTLTMTKLEDSQVWYLDFGVN from the coding sequence ATGTCCTTGCTGCTTTCCAACCTCTCACCTCTGCGAACTCAGTTCAAAACATATACCAAAATTTTTCGAGACCTTTTAGAGGATTCTGACCAGATACATATTGCAAGCGGGTACATCTCTACTGACTCTGCCGTAGACTTAAAAAGCATTATAGAAGCTAACGGCGGTCCCAGGTTAGAGCTTTGCGTTGGAATGCACTACTTTGATGGATTGAGTGTTGCTCAATTAGATGCTTTGCGTTCACTAGATGAAACATTGCGTAACAATAATCTAGGTCAAGTTTATATGGTTACTACTTTTCCTTTTCATGGAAAATTGGTAGCTTTTAGTAAAAATGAAACTCTACTTGGTTCCATCTTAGGTTCATCTAACCTCACTAATATCGTTGATGGCCAAAGACAGTACGAAGCAGACTATTTGTTCAATAATGCCGATGCAACAGCACCTGAAATTAAATCATTCATTAAAGATTTAATTGATATTTCTGCCCGTCCTCTTTCAGAGCTAGAAATAAAACCCTCATTACCTGAAAATAATCTCTTAAAGGACCAAGTAGGAGTATTGAAGCTAATCGACTCAGAGCTTTTAGCAACAAAGCAAAAACTTTCAGAATTGAGTTTCGAGATACCGCTTAAGGGGGATGGTTCTCAGAAAAGCGGATTCAATACTGCTTTTGGAAAAGGTAGGGAAAATTCACAGGGATTTGTCATGCCACGTCCTTGGTATGAAGTTGAATTGATTGTGCCTAAAACTATCACTACAGTCCCTGGATACCCTCAAGCAAGCCCCCGAAATGATGAAGGCGGATTTGATGTCATTACTGATGACGGCTGGGCATTCAGGTGCAAAACGAGCGGCGACTTCAGTAAAAACTTACGTTCAGAAGATGACCTGAAGATACTGGGTCGTTGGCTTAAAGGTAGGCTGGAAAACGCAGGGGTTTTGAAACCTGGCGATTTAGTAACAGACGATACACTAACTGAATATGGCCGTTCGACATTAACAATGACTAAATTAGAAGATTCACAAGTTTGGTATCTAGATTTTGGAGTAAATTAA
- a CDS encoding very short patch repair endonuclease — translation MADTFSAEKRSEIMSRIRSKNTQAELIVFRYLRKNKVYFQKHYSKVSGKPDIALPRKKKAVFIDSEFWHGKDYDRVLKNRSPNDYWVKKIARNIERDKEVREALMQDGWKLLVVWESDIKRKRTRDEKLELILSFLVAA, via the coding sequence ATGGCGGATACGTTTTCTGCCGAAAAGCGAAGCGAGATTATGTCTCGTATACGCTCCAAGAATACACAAGCAGAATTGATAGTATTCCGCTACTTGCGCAAAAACAAAGTATACTTTCAAAAACACTACAGCAAAGTGTCTGGAAAACCCGATATTGCTTTACCTCGAAAGAAGAAAGCTGTATTCATTGATAGCGAATTTTGGCACGGCAAAGATTATGACAGAGTGCTTAAAAACCGCAGCCCAAATGATTATTGGGTAAAGAAGATTGCACGGAATATCGAGCGGGACAAAGAAGTACGAGAAGCTTTAATGCAAGATGGCTGGAAATTACTTGTAGTTTGGGAGTCTGATATAAAAAGAAAGCGTACACGAGATGAAAAGTTAGAATTGATTTTGTCATTCTTAGTGGCGGCCTAA
- the dcm gene encoding DNA (cytosine-5-)-methyltransferase, translating into MKTRKPKVLSLFSGCGGLDLGFKQAGYEIVWANDFEHAACKTYSRNFGPHMVEGSIIDIDFNQTPDVDIITGGFPCQDFSMVSKRGGLETDRGNLYKQFVRAVETKMPKVFVAENVKGLLTANKGKAIQQISEDFAALGYKLDINLYNFAQYGAPQLRERVLIVGVRHDIDFTYTKPEPTNDADSYVTAGEALKGVEKVPFNNEHQNIKEKTKEMLALIPEGGNFTSIPKDSPYYVKGMISHVYRRLDRNKPSTTIIAGGGGGTWGYHYEENRPLTNRERARLFGYPDDFIFEGTITEVRKQIGNSVPPVAANKVAMHLLPAFSADSVVVLNQKEVDYKNFMTSELVGLKHLVMAAN; encoded by the coding sequence ATGAAGACACGGAAGCCAAAAGTTTTATCACTATTCTCAGGATGCGGCGGTCTTGATTTAGGTTTTAAGCAAGCGGGATATGAAATTGTATGGGCTAACGATTTTGAACATGCTGCATGTAAAACTTATAGCAGAAACTTTGGGCCACACATGGTCGAAGGTAGCATCATTGATATTGATTTTAATCAAACGCCTGATGTAGATATTATCACTGGTGGATTCCCTTGCCAGGATTTCTCTATGGTTTCTAAGCGTGGCGGCCTAGAAACAGACCGAGGAAATCTCTACAAACAATTTGTACGTGCTGTTGAAACTAAAATGCCAAAAGTATTTGTAGCGGAAAACGTTAAAGGACTCCTTACTGCCAACAAAGGTAAAGCTATTCAGCAAATCTCTGAAGACTTTGCGGCACTTGGATATAAGCTAGACATCAACTTATACAACTTTGCACAATACGGCGCACCGCAGCTTCGTGAGCGAGTCTTAATCGTTGGAGTTCGGCACGATATCGACTTTACATACACTAAGCCTGAACCTACTAATGATGCAGATAGTTATGTTACTGCGGGAGAAGCTCTTAAAGGTGTAGAAAAAGTACCTTTCAATAACGAACACCAAAATATCAAAGAAAAGACTAAAGAGATGCTTGCTTTGATACCAGAAGGTGGCAACTTCACATCTATTCCTAAAGATAGCCCTTACTACGTAAAAGGAATGATTAGTCACGTATACCGACGCTTAGACCGCAATAAACCATCGACGACTATCATCGCTGGCGGAGGTGGTGGGACGTGGGGCTATCACTACGAAGAAAACCGTCCACTCACAAACCGTGAACGAGCAAGACTGTTTGGATACCCTGATGACTTCATCTTTGAGGGGACAATCACTGAAGTCAGGAAGCAGATAGGTAATTCGGTTCCGCCTGTTGCAGCCAATAAAGTTGCCATGCACCTGTTGCCTGCATTCAGTGCAGACAGTGTTGTAGTGCTGAACCAAAAAGAAGTCGATTATAAAAACTTTATGACAAGCGAGTTAGTGGGACTCAAGCACTTAGTGATGGCAGCAAATTAG
- a CDS encoding helix-turn-helix domain-containing protein, whose product MPEYLTIKQASEILQVHPNTLRNWDKNGLLKAVRIGVRKDRRYKRQDVMKLLNEGSDND is encoded by the coding sequence ATGCCAGAATATCTAACCATTAAGCAAGCATCAGAGATACTACAGGTTCACCCTAACACGCTTAGGAACTGGGACAAGAATGGTCTACTAAAGGCGGTTAGGATTGGCGTACGTAAGGACAGGCGATACAAACGACAGGATGTCATGAAACTGCTGAATGAGGGTTCGGATAATGATTGA
- a CDS encoding NUDIX hydrolase — translation MTREFTKQEKIAWLAAQPKKPLSSKLLVWDERRELLVIKPNYKKHWDIPGGMVEAWESPLEGAIREIKEELGLVIAPEALQFAGVRYGTSKVSQGDFLHFLFHTSITKPARDALQIDESEIEAYRWLPQEQAVAMLAGNHLRQFIAKVLQSQQPRYADGDDRLL, via the coding sequence ATGACCCGCGAATTCACCAAACAAGAGAAAATTGCCTGGCTCGCCGCGCAGCCCAAAAAACCGCTGAGCAGCAAGCTGTTGGTATGGGATGAACGGCGAGAGTTGTTGGTTATAAAACCGAATTACAAAAAGCATTGGGATATCCCTGGTGGCATGGTAGAAGCTTGGGAGTCACCGCTTGAAGGGGCGATTCGCGAAATTAAAGAGGAGCTAGGATTGGTTATTGCGCCCGAAGCGCTGCAATTTGCTGGGGTACGTTACGGCACTTCGAAGGTTAGCCAGGGCGACTTCTTACATTTTCTGTTTCATACGAGCATTACTAAACCAGCACGGGACGCCCTGCAAATTGACGAAAGCGAGATTGAGGCGTATAGATGGCTGCCGCAGGAGCAAGCGGTGGCTATGTTGGCCGGCAATCACTTGCGGCAATTCATAGCTAAGGTCTTACAAAGTCAACAACCCCGCTACGCCGACGGAGACGACAGACTATTGTAG
- a CDS encoding Kiwa anti-phage protein KwaB-like domain-containing protein → MNPTNDIFQYVNSLGGQDLRTDEITVQLLVMTKDKTLYRTNIDQNIEDGLIDSFARPICNYITLGPDEGLVKQEYDPQQTPEHPVLWTLKDSEVPAFESVKDQLSGSLDSLELFQNEEGNLDGVTALALRIQFNEQEMVVFQRLFPAHILKESRKFGLFFTGSNFGKLEHPTNFQVSRDNHVVYFGDTIHILHPGHFEALFDYETQKVAIASIKLGGIESRHAANIELEDGTTLESLLAGDKVALNKLQKLEDNNITLSQIKLQELKDSHDLDIELNTETGKMIIKNKRDAKSLISILNDDYLSSNLTSSNYAAQSKKKVQPRN, encoded by the coding sequence TTGAATCCGACAAATGACATCTTCCAGTACGTTAATTCTTTAGGTGGCCAAGACCTTAGAACTGACGAGATTACAGTTCAGTTACTTGTTATGACCAAAGACAAGACACTGTATCGAACAAATATCGACCAAAACATTGAAGATGGCTTGATTGACTCCTTTGCACGTCCAATATGCAATTACATTACGCTGGGACCCGACGAGGGTCTAGTAAAACAAGAGTACGACCCCCAGCAAACTCCTGAACATCCCGTATTATGGACGCTCAAGGATAGTGAGGTGCCTGCTTTTGAGTCCGTTAAAGACCAGTTGTCTGGCAGCCTTGATTCTCTCGAATTGTTTCAGAACGAAGAAGGCAATTTAGATGGTGTGACAGCTCTAGCACTTCGCATCCAGTTTAACGAGCAAGAAATGGTTGTATTCCAAAGATTATTCCCCGCACACATACTGAAAGAAAGCAGAAAATTTGGTTTGTTTTTTACGGGTTCAAATTTTGGCAAGCTAGAGCATCCTACCAACTTTCAGGTGTCACGAGATAACCATGTTGTTTATTTTGGAGATACTATTCATATTTTACATCCTGGGCATTTTGAAGCGCTATTTGATTATGAAACACAAAAAGTAGCAATAGCTTCAATAAAATTAGGCGGAATTGAATCTCGGCATGCGGCAAATATCGAACTTGAAGATGGTACAACCTTGGAATCATTACTCGCTGGCGATAAAGTTGCACTAAATAAGTTACAAAAACTTGAAGACAATAACATAACTCTCTCGCAAATAAAACTCCAAGAGCTTAAAGACTCGCACGACCTCGATATAGAGCTTAATACTGAAACTGGCAAGATGATTATTAAAAATAAGAGAGATGCCAAGAGTCTCATTAGTATCTTAAATGACGATTACTTATCCTCAAATCTAACATCTTCAAACTATGCAGCGCAAAGCAAGAAGAAAGTTCAACCCAGAAACTAG
- a CDS encoding alpha/beta hydrolase has product MNFDKQRLQLASHTVFIQKSLTEKPLTFVLIHGIGASSTYFLPLFAALAPHYNVVAIDLPGYGKTPTPPKALSIPELSAVVIEYLQQEKISQAVLVGHSMGCQIAAHIAKQRPGLCKALILLGPTVNKWERGRLLQGWRLLQDAFQEPLRLNKILIRSYLEMGPRRYWQTSRYMIADRIEKTLDNVAIPTLIIRGDKDTVVSKAWMQYLASRLKHAEIVEIPGAGHVVQFTKPKQILNLCQGFLRRH; this is encoded by the coding sequence ATGAACTTCGACAAACAGCGCCTGCAACTCGCCTCTCATACCGTTTTTATCCAGAAAAGCCTCACCGAGAAGCCACTCACCTTTGTGCTCATCCATGGCATTGGTGCTTCGAGCACCTATTTTTTGCCGCTGTTTGCAGCGCTCGCACCTCATTATAACGTTGTGGCTATCGACCTGCCCGGCTATGGTAAAACGCCAACGCCACCCAAAGCCTTAAGCATCCCTGAACTAAGCGCAGTCGTTATTGAGTATCTGCAGCAGGAAAAAATCAGCCAGGCAGTACTTGTTGGCCACTCGATGGGCTGTCAGATTGCTGCGCACATAGCAAAGCAGCGTCCCGGGCTGTGCAAGGCGCTAATTTTACTGGGTCCAACCGTCAATAAATGGGAACGCGGGCGGTTATTACAGGGCTGGCGTTTACTGCAGGACGCCTTCCAAGAGCCACTGCGACTCAATAAAATTCTCATTCGTAGCTATCTTGAAATGGGGCCGCGGCGCTACTGGCAAACCTCACGCTACATGATCGCTGATCGAATCGAGAAAACACTCGACAATGTTGCCATCCCCACCCTGATTATTCGAGGTGATAAAGATACGGTTGTTTCAAAGGCCTGGATGCAGTATCTAGCTTCCCGATTAAAACATGCCGAAATAGTAGAAATACCAGGTGCCGGACATGTGGTGCAGTTTACTAAACCAAAACAGATACTCAATTTGTGCCAAGGTTTTTTGCGGCGACACTAA
- a CDS encoding Z1 domain-containing protein yields the protein MGKHLDSYLEVLAKDAPDAVDSVKNTVNALIPKYVETFTHKEHIQGLLFGQVQSGKTGQMFGVIAGAADADDAFGVFILLTSDNVALQKQTYRRALEALDNTFAVCSEQDEVRFTEAGKRRPTLIILKKNDKILLNWRNILSASDACKGRPIFIVDDEADAASPNTKVNKAEQSTINTHLQAIQRLSTSSIYLQVTATPQALFLQSEESGWKPSFTHYFPPGKSYLGGEFFYSKPKPFTNRVTEDDELNTLLKTDVIADGIKRAIETYLITAGHVTLSASAKVCTFLVHPSSKIDDHENIRRKVTSYVKEVLASKGNDELTKRLKAAWTDLQQTKPDIRSFNEIFEFINSSPVISIHTLNSGPEGTSGQTFEEGLNIVIGGNTLGRGVTFKGLQTVYYCRSAKTPQADTFWQHCRMFGYDRDPLLMRVFMPEALFNLFSEINEANEVLIKQIQEGTFDDIQLVLHPKIKPTRKAVIDQSKYGYIVGGVNYFPPRPDQNNVANVDSVVDAFVDGEYEVSIDDAILVLKAFSSDLTNDWSVNAYINALESVKASKAFGNTAKLVIRRGRDIKRGTGTLLSPTDRSISKSNVNQSVIILYKLLGQVEKGWDGAEFWVPNIKLPYGKVFHRID from the coding sequence ATGGGAAAACATTTAGACAGTTACCTTGAAGTATTAGCGAAAGATGCACCAGATGCAGTTGATTCCGTCAAAAATACAGTAAATGCGCTCATCCCAAAATATGTTGAAACCTTTACTCACAAGGAACATATTCAGGGATTGTTATTTGGGCAAGTACAAAGTGGAAAAACAGGTCAAATGTTTGGCGTTATTGCAGGTGCTGCCGATGCTGATGATGCTTTTGGTGTCTTTATATTACTGACCAGCGACAATGTTGCACTACAAAAACAAACTTACAGACGTGCGCTAGAAGCTCTCGATAATACCTTTGCTGTCTGTAGTGAGCAGGACGAAGTTCGTTTTACAGAAGCGGGCAAACGTCGCCCTACTCTGATAATTCTAAAAAAGAACGATAAAATTCTGCTTAACTGGCGGAACATATTAAGTGCTTCGGATGCTTGTAAAGGACGCCCTATTTTCATAGTGGATGACGAAGCCGATGCGGCGAGTCCAAATACAAAAGTTAATAAAGCTGAACAGAGTACTATCAATACTCACCTTCAGGCAATACAGCGTTTATCTACCAGTAGTATCTACCTACAGGTCACCGCTACCCCTCAAGCACTCTTTCTTCAAAGTGAAGAATCGGGATGGAAGCCTAGTTTTACGCACTATTTTCCTCCTGGAAAAAGTTATCTTGGCGGCGAGTTCTTCTATAGTAAACCGAAACCATTCACTAACCGTGTAACTGAAGACGACGAACTTAATACACTTCTAAAGACCGACGTGATTGCCGATGGCATTAAACGGGCAATCGAAACCTACTTAATTACAGCAGGCCATGTAACATTGTCAGCAAGCGCCAAAGTATGCACATTTTTGGTACATCCAAGCTCTAAAATTGATGACCATGAAAATATACGTAGAAAAGTTACGTCATACGTCAAAGAAGTCCTTGCATCCAAGGGAAATGATGAACTTACTAAGCGGCTCAAGGCAGCATGGACTGATTTGCAGCAGACGAAGCCCGACATTCGTTCATTCAATGAAATTTTTGAATTCATCAACAGTAGTCCTGTAATTTCTATTCACACTCTCAACTCTGGCCCCGAAGGTACGTCTGGGCAAACCTTTGAAGAAGGGTTAAATATAGTAATTGGAGGAAATACCCTGGGGCGAGGCGTGACATTCAAGGGTCTTCAAACCGTGTATTATTGTCGTTCAGCTAAAACTCCTCAAGCGGATACTTTCTGGCAGCACTGCCGAATGTTTGGATATGACCGCGACCCACTGTTAATGAGAGTATTCATGCCTGAAGCTCTATTTAATTTGTTCTCTGAAATCAATGAAGCCAACGAGGTTCTAATCAAACAAATTCAAGAAGGAACTTTCGATGACATTCAACTTGTTTTACATCCAAAGATAAAGCCTACACGTAAAGCTGTAATCGACCAAAGCAAGTACGGCTATATCGTAGGTGGAGTGAATTATTTTCCGCCACGTCCTGACCAGAATAACGTGGCGAATGTTGACAGCGTCGTAGATGCTTTCGTTGATGGTGAGTATGAAGTCTCTATTGATGATGCGATTCTTGTGCTAAAGGCCTTTTCTTCAGACCTAACAAACGATTGGTCAGTCAATGCCTATATAAATGCACTAGAATCCGTTAAAGCGTCCAAAGCATTCGGGAATACTGCAAAATTAGTTATCCGCAGGGGTCGTGACATCAAGCGAGGAACAGGAACCCTCTTGTCACCAACTGATAGAAGTATAAGCAAGTCAAATGTAAACCAATCTGTAATCATACTCTACAAACTTCTAGGTCAAGTAGAAAAGGGATGGGATGGTGCGGAGTTTTGGGTTCCAAATATCAAACTACCTTACGGTAAAGTATTCCATAGGATAGATTAG
- the rny gene encoding ribonuclease Y — MIEILIGLVIGGAAGAGALAYMGQRRGSSAAHKVEALILEAKTKASDIVLQAKGEALKVREAATKEESQRRKELKKAEDRTAEREANLDRKLEELDIRTEKLRKQEDEVEALKAEIREIRTRQQEKLEKIAGLKKDQAAEKLLQMTERDIQQDLTGLISKLQAEAQHDAEERAQTILVTAMERMASDVTAERTVTALRLDDDEMKGRIIGKEGRNIQALQRATGVDILVDDTPGMIVLSSFDPVRRQIARSALEMLMKDGRIHPARIEEVVEKAQKQIDKEIDRAGEDAAREVGVVGVPKELLRLLGELKFRTSYGQNVLKHSTEMAHIAGIIAQDIGANVRVAKTATLLHDIGKAVTHRMEGKHHHIGAELARKYGMSEAIAHAIEAHHDDVEATTVEALVVRVCDALSAARPGARNISAENFAERMRDLENVANGFKGIEKSYAISAGREIRVIVKSEQIDDLSAIKLARDIATKIESTMSYPGTIKVNVIRETRAIEFAK, encoded by the coding sequence ATGATAGAAATACTCATTGGCCTCGTGATTGGCGGGGCTGCTGGCGCAGGGGCTTTAGCGTATATGGGGCAGCGGCGCGGCTCGAGTGCCGCCCACAAGGTCGAAGCGCTGATTCTGGAAGCTAAAACAAAAGCCAGCGACATTGTACTGCAGGCCAAAGGCGAAGCCTTAAAAGTGCGCGAAGCCGCCACCAAAGAAGAGAGTCAGCGGCGAAAAGAGCTTAAAAAAGCTGAAGACCGCACTGCCGAACGCGAAGCGAACCTTGATCGTAAGCTTGAGGAGCTCGATATTCGTACCGAAAAGCTACGCAAGCAAGAAGACGAAGTCGAAGCCTTAAAGGCCGAAATTCGCGAAATTCGCACTCGCCAACAAGAAAAACTTGAAAAAATTGCCGGCCTTAAAAAAGATCAAGCCGCTGAAAAACTGCTACAAATGACCGAACGGGACATTCAGCAGGATCTTACTGGGCTTATAAGTAAATTACAAGCAGAAGCCCAACACGACGCTGAAGAGCGCGCCCAGACGATTTTGGTGACTGCCATGGAGCGGATGGCCAGCGACGTCACTGCCGAGCGCACGGTTACCGCCCTGCGGCTTGACGACGACGAAATGAAAGGCCGGATTATTGGCAAAGAAGGCCGTAACATTCAGGCCTTGCAGCGAGCAACTGGGGTAGATATTTTAGTGGACGATACGCCAGGCATGATTGTGCTCTCGAGCTTTGACCCCGTGCGGCGCCAGATTGCTCGATCGGCGCTTGAAATGTTAATGAAAGACGGCCGCATTCACCCGGCGCGCATAGAAGAAGTAGTTGAAAAAGCCCAAAAACAAATCGATAAAGAAATCGATCGCGCCGGCGAGGATGCCGCCCGTGAAGTTGGAGTGGTTGGTGTTCCGAAAGAGCTACTACGACTGCTCGGTGAGCTCAAGTTTCGTACCAGTTATGGCCAAAATGTGCTGAAACATAGCACCGAAATGGCGCACATTGCCGGCATCATTGCCCAGGACATTGGGGCTAATGTGCGGGTTGCGAAAACTGCCACACTGCTGCATGACATTGGCAAAGCCGTCACGCACCGCATGGAAGGCAAGCATCACCATATTGGTGCCGAACTGGCGCGTAAATATGGTATGAGTGAAGCCATTGCCCACGCAATAGAAGCTCATCACGATGATGTTGAGGCAACAACAGTTGAAGCGCTCGTGGTGCGGGTATGCGATGCACTATCTGCGGCGCGTCCAGGCGCCCGCAATATTAGTGCCGAAAACTTCGCTGAACGTATGCGTGACCTCGAAAATGTCGCTAATGGCTTTAAGGGAATCGAGAAGTCGTATGCCATAAGCGCTGGACGTGAAATTCGAGTAATTGTTAAATCTGAGCAAATCGATGATTTAAGTGCCATCAAGCTCGCCCGAGATATTGCCACCAAGATCGAAAGCACCATGAGCTACCCCGGCACCATTAAAGTAAATGTTATCCGTGAAACGCGCGCTATTGAATTTGCTAAATAA
- a CDS encoding ATP-dependent Clp protease proteolytic subunit — MQSPLAQTPRFAFNAGIDEESVSQAINWLLNNQTQKHLTVLLTTQGGSAFQGLALRDAIRLVSQNTKVSVVTLGACMSAGILVLTAVPRENRFSGPLTRFLIHPPKTWNDKQNFAHSTSRPSDKVLKTQEAMFDHHLEEGYNIREILIRLLHEDSCLSLEEAEALYSKESYFSAAEALKMGIIGSVLSHAPIQSDTTGIKRPWWRFW, encoded by the coding sequence TTGCAGTCGCCATTAGCTCAGACACCACGCTTCGCTTTCAATGCCGGCATTGACGAAGAAAGTGTGTCACAAGCAATCAATTGGCTGCTCAACAATCAGACGCAGAAGCATCTCACCGTCCTCCTCACAACTCAAGGAGGCAGTGCTTTTCAAGGGCTGGCGCTTCGCGATGCGATCCGTCTGGTTTCACAGAATACAAAGGTATCTGTCGTAACATTGGGTGCCTGTATGTCAGCCGGAATACTGGTCCTGACCGCTGTCCCGCGTGAGAATAGGTTCTCAGGACCGCTGACGCGTTTCTTGATCCACCCACCGAAGACCTGGAACGACAAGCAGAATTTTGCGCACTCCACCTCACGCCCTAGCGACAAAGTACTAAAGACGCAAGAGGCGATGTTTGACCATCACCTTGAAGAGGGATACAACATTCGGGAGATTCTCATCCGCCTACTGCACGAAGATAGCTGCCTCTCGCTTGAAGAGGCGGAAGCGCTTTACAGCAAGGAAAGTTATTTCTCGGCAGCCGAAGCTCTTAAGATGGGGATCATCGGCAGTGTCCTGAGCCACGCCCCGATCCAATCGGACACAACTGGAATCAAACGCCCATGGTGGCGATTCTGGTAA
- a CDS encoding SPW repeat protein, producing the protein MRFLSSKIHTIIGLLVGIVLLFAPQLFSFTNNAAASNVALYVGIFIILSELITTSRFSPLKLVPMRTHLILDYLTGAFLAVSPWLFGFANEPSNYWLPHLLVGILVIGYALVTNPNADTNEPTVS; encoded by the coding sequence ATGAGATTTCTTTCATCAAAAATACATACAATTATAGGGCTACTTGTGGGGATTGTGCTGTTATTTGCACCACAATTATTCAGTTTTACCAATAACGCCGCGGCTTCAAACGTTGCTCTCTACGTGGGCATCTTTATTATCTTAAGCGAACTTATTACCACCAGTCGCTTCAGCCCATTAAAACTCGTGCCCATGCGCACCCACCTCATTCTCGACTACCTAACCGGTGCCTTTTTGGCAGTGTCGCCGTGGCTGTTTGGTTTCGCCAATGAACCAAGCAACTACTGGCTACCGCACCTGCTTGTCGGTATCTTGGTCATAGGCTACGCCCTTGTTACTAATCCTAACGCCGACACTAACGAACCGACCGTGAGCTAA